A window from Dethiosulfovibrio russensis encodes these proteins:
- a CDS encoding metal ABC transporter ATP-binding protein, which yields MNSVEFDRVSFGYEGAPIFDRASFSVPAGEFLVVIGPNGGGKSTLLRLMLGLLSPSEGRIDVLGKPPGRTSEVGYVPQDVEKGLSMPVTVRRVVSMGRLGARSGGNDSVDRAMEAMDLVPLSDRPVGSLSQGQRQRTLIARALASEPKLLLLDEPLASVDPDARKSIFDSLNDVAEGRTVVVVSHDYSIIPACASAVACVDRSIYYHDGGELTEELFFKASCSCPVEIIGHGLPHRVLEEHRHG from the coding sequence GTGAACTCCGTAGAGTTCGACCGAGTCTCGTTCGGATACGAGGGAGCCCCGATCTTCGATCGGGCCTCCTTCTCCGTACCAGCCGGGGAGTTTCTGGTGGTGATCGGCCCCAACGGAGGAGGCAAGTCCACCCTCCTCCGGCTTATGCTCGGGCTTCTCTCCCCGTCGGAGGGTAGAATCGACGTATTGGGCAAACCTCCGGGCAGAACCTCCGAGGTGGGCTACGTCCCTCAGGACGTGGAGAAGGGCCTTTCCATGCCTGTAACGGTAAGAAGGGTGGTCTCCATGGGCAGACTGGGAGCCCGATCCGGAGGAAACGACTCGGTCGACCGGGCCATGGAAGCCATGGACCTGGTGCCCCTTTCGGACAGACCGGTAGGGTCCCTGTCCCAGGGGCAGAGACAGAGAACCCTCATAGCCAGAGCACTGGCCAGCGAGCCCAAGCTGCTGCTTTTGGACGAACCTCTTGCCAGCGTCGATCCTGACGCCAGAAAATCCATCTTCGACAGCCTCAACGACGTGGCAGAGGGACGAACGGTCGTAGTGGTAAGCCACGACTACTCGATAATTCCCGCCTGCGCCTCCGCGGTGGCCTGCGTGGACCGAAGCATCTACTACCACGACGGAGGGGAGCTGACCGAGGAGCTATTTTTCAAGGCCAGCTGTTCCTGTCCGGTGGAGATAATAGGGCACGGCCTTCCCCACAGAGTGCTGGAAGAGCATCGCCATGGTTGA
- a CDS encoding HD domain-containing phosphohydrolase encodes MAEDMHSSLLLQSPIPILVLSRELKVVLANRAFLDMSGYDESEVLGAVPPYPWWGHGEEDVPVPTVEDQKVLYMKGVSRLERRYVGKGGSSIWIELSVTPITGIDGIRSYLLSMVDVTDRRVSDSDIKDGDDPRLEALERAYAALQQELAERSEWEERLELEVARRTEELEKSKSFWEALFQESPEGIAFLDDRDRIIQVNGSFCRMFLCEADSVRGTAINDIVGKAPGIQIDAERMTRKLFSGEAFVYDTYRTRTDGTVVPVSIHASPFRFGNKTFAYCGYRDITERKRDEERLRYHSTLQNLLSRVSYRFVFPSNDIDGALRQALEDFGSFFRASHCNLIQFGPDGEVVRSIWWHGIPMAPGWDHFTENFSSRDIPWLWNRLHEDDVVMIANEDAIPARACMERRLFDLLGGGEVYVYPLFIRGELSGMISLIRSERDDSGSDKTTDFYVFSSIISAALERHEGERSIKANYEVLHRTFESSIKTMGEMLAVRDPYTARHQRNVAVLSDMISERLGMDEERRKGLRIAALVHDLGKIRVPAEILNKPGQLSDLEFEIIKEHPQLGEEILSNIEFPWPVATIVSQHHERLDGSGYPRHLGGGEILLEARILAVADVVEAMTSHRPYRAGLGLSAALDEIRRGRGSLYDPDAVGACLDVLEGRSDLDDLFADQI; translated from the coding sequence TTGGCCGAGGACATGCATTCTTCGCTGCTTCTTCAATCTCCCATACCGATATTGGTCCTGTCCAGAGAGCTGAAGGTCGTTCTGGCGAATCGGGCCTTCCTGGACATGTCCGGCTACGACGAGTCGGAGGTGCTTGGCGCCGTTCCTCCCTACCCCTGGTGGGGCCACGGAGAAGAGGATGTTCCTGTCCCGACCGTAGAGGATCAGAAGGTCCTTTACATGAAAGGCGTGTCCAGGCTGGAGAGACGATATGTGGGAAAAGGCGGCTCGTCCATATGGATCGAGCTCAGCGTTACCCCCATAACCGGGATCGACGGCATAAGATCTTACCTGTTGTCCATGGTTGACGTTACCGACAGAAGGGTATCGGACTCCGATATCAAGGACGGAGACGACCCTAGGCTGGAGGCCCTGGAGAGGGCCTACGCCGCACTTCAACAGGAGCTGGCGGAACGATCCGAGTGGGAGGAACGACTGGAGCTGGAGGTCGCCAGGAGAACCGAGGAGCTGGAGAAGAGCAAGAGCTTCTGGGAGGCTCTGTTTCAGGAGTCGCCGGAGGGGATCGCCTTTTTGGACGACCGGGACAGAATAATCCAGGTCAACGGGTCCTTCTGCCGTATGTTTCTGTGCGAAGCCGATTCGGTGCGGGGGACGGCCATAAACGACATAGTCGGAAAGGCTCCGGGAATACAGATAGACGCCGAGAGAATGACCAGAAAGCTCTTCAGCGGTGAGGCCTTCGTGTACGATACATACCGAACCAGGACCGACGGTACCGTGGTGCCTGTGTCCATCCACGCATCTCCCTTTCGTTTCGGGAATAAGACCTTCGCCTACTGTGGTTACAGAGATATAACGGAGAGAAAACGGGACGAGGAGAGGCTAAGGTATCACTCTACCCTACAGAACCTGCTCTCCAGGGTATCCTATCGTTTCGTTTTTCCCTCGAACGATATAGACGGCGCTCTGAGACAGGCTCTCGAGGACTTCGGGTCCTTTTTCAGGGCGTCCCACTGTAACCTAATACAGTTCGGTCCCGATGGAGAGGTCGTAAGGTCCATTTGGTGGCATGGAATTCCTATGGCTCCCGGTTGGGACCATTTTACGGAGAACTTTTCGTCCCGAGATATCCCCTGGCTTTGGAATCGCCTCCACGAGGACGACGTCGTTATGATAGCGAACGAAGATGCCATTCCCGCCAGGGCCTGTATGGAGCGAAGGTTGTTCGATCTCCTGGGTGGAGGAGAGGTCTACGTTTATCCCCTTTTTATCCGTGGTGAGCTAAGCGGCATGATTTCTCTTATACGATCCGAAAGGGACGACTCCGGTTCGGACAAAACCACCGACTTCTATGTCTTCAGCAGCATAATATCCGCCGCCCTGGAGCGTCACGAAGGGGAACGGTCCATAAAGGCCAACTACGAAGTTCTCCATCGGACTTTCGAGAGCAGCATAAAGACCATGGGGGAGATGTTGGCCGTCAGGGATCCCTACACGGCCCGGCATCAGAGAAACGTGGCGGTGCTGTCCGACATGATCTCCGAAAGGCTGGGCATGGACGAAGAGAGAAGAAAGGGATTGAGGATAGCGGCTTTGGTCCACGATCTTGGAAAGATAAGGGTTCCGGCGGAGATACTGAACAAGCCGGGACAGCTTTCCGATCTGGAGTTCGAGATAATAAAGGAACATCCCCAGTTGGGGGAGGAGATCCTCTCTAACATCGAGTTCCCCTGGCCGGTGGCTACGATAGTTTCGCAGCATCACGAGAGGCTCGACGGTTCCGGATATCCCAGGCATCTCGGTGGCGGCGAGATACTTCTCGAAGCCCGGATACTGGCCGTCGCCGACGTGGTTGAGGCCATGACCTCCCACCGTCCCTATCGGGCCGGACTGGGGCTGTCGGCGGCTCTGGACGAGATAAGGCGGGGTCGCGGATCTCTCTACGACCCCGACGCGGTTGGAGCCTGTCTGGACGTTCTCGAGGGAAGATCCGATCTGGACGATCTCTTCGCGGATCAGATCTGA
- the pstC gene encoding phosphate ABC transporter permease subunit PstC gives MDERIPGWLITLTASVSLFIILFLIYFLLQEGIPTLREVSLKELLLGFDWYPTEEPPALGMAPLIVGSMTVTLLSAVMAVPFSFLIAIFLSEVAPSWFREILKPALELLGFLPSIVLGFLGMVVLAPWLQERFDLLSGLNLFNASLLMGAMIVPIVASLAEESLQAVPRELRDACYALGATRWETIRKVVLPAALPGLLSASLLGIMRGLGETMVVLMAAGGAALVPISIFDPVRPLTSAIAAEMGETPVGSAHYHALFFAGLLLLVMTLGINLISMWIEKKGKERWMA, from the coding sequence ATGGACGAAAGAATTCCGGGGTGGCTGATCACCCTTACGGCTAGCGTAAGCCTTTTCATAATACTCTTCCTGATCTACTTCCTCCTCCAGGAAGGGATACCCACCTTGAGAGAGGTCTCCCTCAAGGAACTACTGCTGGGCTTCGATTGGTACCCCACCGAGGAACCTCCGGCTCTGGGGATGGCGCCTCTGATCGTAGGATCCATGACAGTGACGCTGCTGTCCGCCGTTATGGCAGTCCCCTTCAGTTTCCTCATAGCCATATTCCTGTCCGAGGTAGCTCCGTCCTGGTTCAGGGAGATACTCAAACCGGCGCTGGAACTTCTGGGCTTCCTGCCGTCCATAGTCCTGGGATTCCTGGGCATGGTGGTACTGGCCCCATGGCTTCAGGAGAGGTTCGACCTCCTCTCGGGACTGAACCTATTCAACGCGTCTCTGCTCATGGGGGCCATGATAGTTCCCATAGTGGCCTCCCTGGCGGAGGAAAGCCTTCAGGCCGTGCCGAGAGAACTGCGAGACGCCTGTTACGCCCTGGGAGCCACCAGATGGGAGACGATCCGAAAGGTAGTCCTGCCCGCCGCCCTTCCGGGGCTTCTCAGCGCATCGCTGCTTGGGATAATGAGAGGTCTGGGAGAAACCATGGTGGTGCTGATGGCGGCAGGGGGAGCCGCATTGGTTCCCATATCGATATTCGATCCGGTAAGGCCTCTGACCTCGGCCATAGCGGCGGAGATGGGAGAGACCCCGGTAGGTTCCGCCCACTACCACGCCCTGTTCTTCGCCGGACTTCTGCTGTTGGTAATGACCCTTGGAATCAACCTGATCTCCATGTGGATAGAGAAAAAAGGAAAGGAGCGCTGGATGGCATGA
- a CDS encoding metal ABC transporter solute-binding protein, Zn/Mn family: MRKFFLWSLTAILCLTAGAALASPNLHVAVSILPQKFFVEKIGGSYVDVTTVVPKGASPATYEPKPSQMAELSSCSLWFTIGVPFERAQKDRLLAALPDLEEVPTYQGIKLYPIEGADHHDDHGHGALDPHIWLSPPEVMLQVRSIAMAMAEADPPRSDVYMSNYIKFAAELADLDRHLAQELAPLKGRSFMVFHPSWGYFARAYGLRQRAVELEGKEPKPAELGRLVELAKDEKIDTIFVQPQFSTAAAKTLAETIGGQVAPMDPLAEDWDFNLRKVAKALRKALR, from the coding sequence ATGAGAAAATTTTTTCTATGGTCCCTGACGGCGATCCTATGTCTGACCGCCGGAGCGGCCTTGGCAAGTCCTAATCTGCACGTGGCGGTGAGCATACTGCCTCAGAAATTCTTCGTCGAGAAGATCGGGGGAAGCTACGTGGACGTGACCACCGTGGTTCCCAAAGGGGCAAGCCCTGCAACCTACGAGCCCAAGCCCTCCCAGATGGCCGAGCTGTCCAGCTGTTCACTCTGGTTCACGATCGGTGTTCCCTTCGAGAGAGCCCAGAAGGACAGGCTGCTGGCGGCCCTGCCGGATCTCGAGGAGGTCCCCACCTACCAGGGAATCAAGCTCTACCCCATAGAGGGAGCCGACCACCACGACGATCACGGCCACGGAGCCCTGGACCCCCACATATGGCTCTCCCCGCCGGAGGTAATGCTCCAGGTCAGATCCATCGCCATGGCCATGGCCGAGGCGGACCCCCCTCGAAGCGACGTCTATATGAGCAACTACATAAAGTTCGCCGCAGAGCTGGCGGATCTGGACCGCCACCTGGCCCAGGAACTCGCCCCCCTGAAGGGGAGGTCCTTCATGGTGTTCCACCCGTCTTGGGGTTACTTCGCCAGGGCCTACGGACTCAGACAGAGAGCGGTGGAGCTGGAGGGCAAGGAGCCCAAGCCGGCGGAACTGGGACGACTGGTAGAGCTGGCTAAGGATGAGAAAATAGACACTATATTCGTACAGCCTCAGTTCTCCACCGCCGCGGCCAAGACTCTGGCAGAGACTATCGGAGGGCAGGTCGCCCCTATGGACCCCCTTGCGGAAGACTGGGACTTCAACCTCCGCAAGGTCGCCAAGGCTCTCAGGAAGGCCCTGCGGTGA
- a CDS encoding alkaline phosphatase, with amino-acid sequence MIFTRGRRFLAKFVLATVMVTVLAGGAWADRAKYVFLMIGDGMAMPQRNAAEIYLASMAGKDARPGIIKLAMSTLPAQGFCTTYSTNSIITDSAAAGTALATGNKTKSGVIAMNPTGTESHETIAEMAHKRGMKVGIVSSVSIEHATPACFYSHNESRNDYYDLACQLPESGFEYFAGGGFKKPKGPKGDQPDVMGIIEKAGYRVTETTEDFRKLSKEDGKIVAINPVLWSGKAMPYAVDETDRSISLADFTAKGIELLDNPEGFFMMVEGGKIDWACHANDAVSSIGDTIAFDEAVKVALDFYNDHPEETLVVVTGDHETGGLTIGFAGTKYDTFFGKLDGQKMSYEAFDLVLADYRKSTEGKGSLEAFFPQVEKAFGLSLKGQDAVTGSELASLKQAFAESMKGSKKRSEDQETYLLYGGYEPFSIALTHLLNRRAGLAWTSYAHTGVPVPVSAVGIGQETFNGYYDNTDVFHKMTSAMGL; translated from the coding sequence GTGATATTTACGAGAGGGAGACGCTTTTTAGCTAAGTTCGTCCTTGCGACGGTCATGGTGACGGTCCTGGCGGGAGGAGCCTGGGCCGATAGGGCAAAGTACGTCTTTTTGATGATAGGCGACGGCATGGCCATGCCCCAGAGAAACGCGGCGGAGATATACCTGGCCTCCATGGCCGGGAAGGACGCCAGACCGGGAATAATCAAGCTGGCCATGAGCACCCTTCCCGCCCAGGGGTTCTGCACCACCTACTCGACCAACTCGATCATAACCGACTCGGCGGCGGCAGGGACGGCTCTGGCCACGGGGAACAAGACCAAATCGGGGGTCATAGCCATGAACCCCACCGGCACGGAGTCCCACGAGACCATCGCAGAGATGGCCCATAAGAGGGGTATGAAGGTCGGAATAGTGTCGTCCGTGTCCATAGAACACGCCACCCCCGCCTGTTTCTATTCACACAACGAGTCCCGCAACGACTACTACGATCTGGCCTGTCAGCTTCCCGAAAGCGGCTTCGAGTACTTCGCCGGAGGCGGTTTCAAGAAACCCAAGGGCCCCAAGGGAGATCAGCCCGACGTCATGGGAATCATAGAGAAGGCGGGCTACAGGGTAACCGAGACAACCGAGGACTTCCGGAAACTTTCCAAAGAGGACGGAAAGATCGTGGCGATCAACCCCGTGTTGTGGTCCGGCAAGGCCATGCCCTACGCCGTGGACGAGACGGACCGGTCCATCTCCCTGGCCGACTTCACCGCCAAGGGCATAGAGCTCCTGGACAATCCCGAAGGCTTCTTCATGATGGTCGAGGGCGGCAAGATAGACTGGGCCTGCCACGCCAACGACGCGGTCTCCTCCATAGGCGACACCATAGCCTTCGACGAAGCGGTCAAGGTAGCCCTCGACTTCTACAACGATCACCCCGAGGAAACCCTGGTGGTGGTGACCGGAGACCACGAGACCGGAGGTCTCACCATAGGTTTCGCAGGAACCAAGTACGACACCTTCTTCGGCAAGCTGGACGGACAGAAGATGTCCTACGAGGCGTTCGACCTCGTCCTGGCCGACTATAGAAAATCCACCGAAGGCAAGGGATCTCTGGAGGCCTTCTTCCCCCAGGTGGAAAAGGCCTTCGGCCTCAGCCTGAAGGGACAGGACGCCGTAACCGGCTCGGAACTGGCATCCCTCAAGCAGGCCTTCGCCGAGAGCATGAAGGGATCCAAGAAGAGGTCCGAGGACCAGGAGACCTACCTCCTCTACGGAGGCTACGAGCCCTTCTCCATAGCCCTGACCCATCTTCTCAACCGCAGGGCCGGTCTGGCTTGGACCAGCTACGCCCACACAGGAGTACCGGTTCCTGTAAGCGCCGTCGGAATCGGACAGGAGACCTTCAACGGTTACTACGACAACACCGACGTGTTCCACAAGATGACATCCGCCATGGGCCTCTAA
- a CDS encoding phosphate ABC transporter substrate-binding protein, with protein MKKSAIALALAATLSLVGSAFAGDLVIKGSTTVLPIAQSAAEKFMESNSDVAITVSGGGSGNGIKAIIDGTTDVANASRFIKNKEVKAAVENGTYPVPFAVAMDALIPVVHPSNQIKDLSIEQLKKIYKGEITNWKEVGGADARIAVVGRDTSSGTYEVWEEKIMNKDRVTQRALVVASNGAMVQTVAKNKLAIGYIGLGYLDKSVNSLTVGGVEGKVKSVLDGDYPVSRYLYMFTKGWPTGDTLKFINFVLSDAGQEIVGNTGYIPLR; from the coding sequence ATGAAAAAATCGGCTATCGCACTGGCACTGGCGGCAACTCTGTCTCTGGTCGGATCGGCTTTCGCCGGCGACCTGGTAATCAAGGGCTCCACCACCGTACTTCCCATAGCTCAGTCCGCGGCGGAGAAGTTTATGGAGAGCAATTCGGACGTAGCAATAACCGTGTCCGGCGGAGGAAGCGGCAACGGCATCAAGGCAATAATCGACGGAACCACCGACGTGGCCAACGCATCTCGATTCATCAAGAACAAAGAGGTCAAGGCGGCGGTGGAAAACGGCACCTACCCCGTACCCTTCGCAGTGGCCATGGACGCTCTGATCCCGGTGGTGCACCCCTCCAACCAGATCAAGGACCTTTCCATCGAGCAGCTCAAGAAAATCTATAAAGGCGAGATAACCAACTGGAAGGAAGTCGGAGGAGCCGACGCCAGGATCGCAGTAGTGGGACGTGACACCAGCTCGGGCACCTACGAGGTCTGGGAAGAGAAGATCATGAACAAAGACAGAGTGACCCAGAGAGCCCTTGTGGTGGCCTCCAACGGAGCCATGGTTCAGACCGTCGCCAAGAATAAGCTGGCCATAGGCTACATCGGCCTCGGATACCTGGACAAGTCGGTCAACTCCCTGACCGTCGGAGGAGTCGAGGGAAAGGTCAAGTCCGTCCTGGACGGAGATTACCCCGTCTCCCGCTACCTTTACATGTTCACCAAAGGATGGCCCACCGGCGACACCCTCAAGTTCATCAACTTCGTCCTCAGCGACGCCGGACAGGAGATCGTAGGCAACACCGGCTACATCCCTCTTCGCTGA
- a CDS encoding YibE/F family protein: MLRHFYRWFLDGTSAKDLAFTAMVSLMCAALWTMPTGFEDKLDGNVGHHKGRVIAVDNSTVVQCGIIKTGDQGLTVKIEEGPFEDRTVEGSNVLSGMLELDSFYAPGDRVLLDVTTVDDEIVGVHASGKYRLGVEALLLLLFAATLAVVGGFTGVKAMVSFLFSALMIWKVMIPLFLKGWDPVFVAFGVVSALTFAIVFLVAGFDRRGATAWIGAMAGLGLTCILAEVFSGPFGIHGAVRPFSEMLLYSGYPHLDLTRIFLAGIFLASSGAVMDLAMDISAAVAEVKEHRPDIDRWKLFKSGLKVGRAVIGTMTTTLLLAYSGGYLTMMMVFMAQGIPMSNILNVNYVAAEILHTMVGSFGLVTVAPLTALTGAFVQSRTDQI; encoded by the coding sequence ATGCTGAGACATTTCTACCGGTGGTTTCTGGACGGCACATCGGCGAAAGACCTGGCCTTCACCGCAATGGTATCGCTTATGTGTGCAGCCCTCTGGACTATGCCCACCGGCTTCGAGGACAAGCTGGACGGAAACGTGGGACACCACAAGGGCAGGGTGATCGCCGTCGACAACTCCACGGTGGTGCAGTGCGGCATAATCAAGACCGGAGACCAGGGACTGACAGTGAAGATAGAGGAAGGCCCCTTCGAGGACCGGACCGTGGAGGGAAGCAACGTACTGAGCGGCATGCTCGAGCTGGACAGCTTCTACGCCCCGGGGGACAGGGTGCTTCTGGACGTCACCACCGTCGACGACGAGATCGTAGGCGTACACGCTTCGGGGAAATACAGGCTGGGAGTGGAGGCACTGCTGCTGCTGCTATTCGCGGCCACTCTGGCGGTGGTGGGAGGTTTCACCGGAGTGAAGGCCATGGTGTCCTTCCTCTTCTCGGCCCTCATGATCTGGAAGGTCATGATTCCCCTGTTCCTCAAGGGATGGGACCCGGTTTTCGTGGCCTTCGGGGTGGTATCGGCACTGACATTCGCCATAGTATTTCTGGTGGCCGGCTTCGACCGCAGAGGGGCCACCGCCTGGATCGGCGCCATGGCGGGACTGGGGCTCACCTGTATTCTGGCGGAAGTCTTTTCCGGACCCTTCGGGATCCACGGAGCTGTGAGGCCCTTCTCGGAGATGCTGCTTTATTCCGGCTATCCCCATCTGGACCTGACGAGGATCTTTCTGGCCGGGATCTTCCTGGCCTCATCGGGGGCAGTCATGGACCTGGCGATGGACATATCCGCCGCCGTGGCGGAGGTCAAGGAGCACAGGCCCGATATAGACCGATGGAAGCTCTTCAAGTCGGGGCTCAAGGTGGGAAGAGCCGTCATAGGAACCATGACCACCACCCTGCTGCTGGCCTACTCGGGGGGATACCTGACGATGATGATGGTTTTCATGGCCCAGGGAATACCGATGTCCAACATATTGAACGTCAACTACGTTGCGGCGGAGATACTCCACACGATGGTGGGAAGTTTCGGCCTGGTCACGGTGGCCCCTCTGACCGCCCTCACAGGGGCCTTCGTCCAGTCCCGAACGGATCAGATCTGA
- a CDS encoding metal ABC transporter permease: MVDLLQYEFMRNALAAAVLASLISGILGPITVIRRSVMTTGGVAHGAYGGLGLAWFMGWPPRAGVYGAALILAGIATYLNRKAPDRSDSIMGILWAVGMAVGIIFTDLTPGYGTELTSYLFGSILTVSSSDLAVMACLALASIGLTIFRYSSIEAFLFDETYAATRGIPVGKLDWILTVLTSLAVVAVIRVVGLILVIALFTIPSALTEKGSRSLASMMIRSTLAAGTFCMAGLWLSVRFDVTAGAAIVLIAALSCLAAYGMKSLR; encoded by the coding sequence ATGGTTGATCTTCTGCAATACGAGTTTATGAGAAACGCCCTGGCGGCGGCGGTCCTGGCCAGCCTTATATCGGGAATACTGGGACCCATCACAGTCATTAGGCGTTCGGTGATGACCACCGGAGGGGTGGCCCACGGCGCATACGGCGGACTCGGCCTGGCCTGGTTCATGGGATGGCCACCAAGGGCGGGGGTCTACGGCGCCGCCCTGATACTGGCCGGAATCGCCACCTATTTGAACAGGAAGGCCCCGGACAGATCCGACTCGATCATGGGGATCCTCTGGGCGGTGGGAATGGCGGTGGGGATAATCTTCACAGACCTGACCCCGGGATACGGAACCGAGCTGACCAGCTACCTCTTCGGCAGCATATTGACCGTGTCCTCCTCGGACCTGGCTGTTATGGCCTGCCTGGCCCTGGCGTCTATCGGACTGACGATCTTTCGCTATTCCTCCATCGAGGCCTTTCTCTTCGACGAGACCTACGCCGCCACCAGAGGCATCCCGGTCGGCAAGCTGGACTGGATCCTGACGGTCCTGACCTCCCTGGCGGTGGTGGCGGTTATAAGGGTGGTCGGTCTGATACTGGTCATAGCCCTTTTCACCATACCCTCCGCTCTGACCGAGAAGGGCTCCCGGTCACTGGCGTCGATGATGATCCGATCCACCCTGGCGGCGGGAACTTTCTGCATGGCCGGACTGTGGTTGTCCGTGCGGTTCGACGTCACCGCCGGGGCCGCCATAGTCCTCATAGCCGCTCTGAGCTGCCTTGCGGCATATGGAATGAAATCGTTACGCTGA
- the pstA gene encoding phosphate ABC transporter permease PstA, translating to MSRKLVDRGASILLWTSAALLVLGLLSILAYLMTNGAESMSWEFITKPPRDNMTKGGISTPIIGTLQLVIVSMVFAIPVGVVTGIFFAEYATEGPFTTALRLCVRCLAGVPSVVYGLFGLSLFVVFLNFGSSLLSAGLTLACLSLPLIVTASETALLAVPQDFRLASYALGANKWQTVRKVVLPAALPTILTGAILSVGRVAGETAPIIFTGAAFFTPKVATSLFDEVMALPYHIMVLATAGTHIEQTRPIQYGTVLVLILLVMGVSSLGIILRARLRRNRR from the coding sequence ATGAGCAGAAAACTGGTGGACAGAGGAGCATCCATACTGCTCTGGACCTCGGCGGCCCTTCTGGTGCTGGGCCTGCTGTCCATACTGGCCTACCTGATGACCAACGGGGCGGAGTCCATGAGCTGGGAGTTCATCACCAAACCTCCCAGGGACAACATGACCAAGGGCGGTATAAGCACCCCCATAATAGGAACGCTACAGCTGGTGATCGTCTCAATGGTCTTCGCCATTCCCGTCGGAGTCGTCACCGGGATATTCTTCGCCGAATACGCCACGGAGGGGCCGTTTACCACGGCGCTCAGGCTTTGCGTCAGATGTCTGGCCGGGGTCCCCTCGGTGGTATACGGTCTGTTCGGCCTCTCTCTGTTCGTGGTGTTCCTCAACTTCGGGTCCTCCCTCCTGTCGGCGGGGCTTACACTGGCCTGTCTGTCGTTACCCCTTATAGTGACGGCATCGGAGACCGCTCTTCTGGCTGTGCCTCAGGACTTCAGGCTAGCCTCCTACGCCCTGGGGGCCAACAAGTGGCAGACAGTCCGGAAGGTGGTGCTCCCGGCGGCCCTTCCAACCATACTGACCGGGGCGATACTCAGCGTCGGAAGAGTGGCGGGAGAGACGGCACCGATAATCTTCACCGGGGCGGCGTTCTTCACCCCCAAGGTGGCGACGAGCCTCTTCGACGAGGTCATGGCCCTCCCCTACCACATAATGGTCCTTGCAACCGCCGGGACCCACATAGAGCAGACCAGGCCCATACAGTACGGAACCGTGCTGGTGCTGATTCTCCTGGTCATGGGAGTAAGCTCCCTGGGGATAATCCTCAGGGCCCGGCTACGCCGGAACAGACGATAA